The following is a genomic window from Butyricimonas faecihominis.
GTTAATCCACTGTTTTTATTACATTTGTGGGATTTTAGTAATATAGGGGTGAAATTTAGAATAATACCCTATAAAACAATGCGTTAATAGTGTAATTTAATATTATAAATGGAAAACGTCGGAGAAAAAATTATCAAGATCAACATCGAGGAGGAGATGAAATCTTCGTACATTGACTATTCAATGTCGGTGATTGTGTCGCGTGCATTACCTGATGTTAGGGACGGTTTGAAACCGGTACAGAGAAGGGTATTATATGGAATGAGCGAATTGGGTGTTACGTCTGGTAAACCATTCAAAAAGTCAGCGAGAATTGTCGGAGAGGTACTCGGAAAGTACCACCCTCATGGTGATAGCTCGGTTTACATGGCGATGGTACGTATGGCCCAAAGTTGGTCTTTGCGTTATCCGTTGGTTGACGGACAAGGAAACTTCGGTTCCGTGGATGGAGATAGCCCCGCAGCAATGCGTTATACAGAGGCTCGTTTGATGAAGGTAACCGAGGACACATTGGTGGATTTGGATAAGGATACCGTGGACATGATTCCGAACTTCGACGAATCATTAAAAGAACCCAGCGTTCTACCCACCAGAATTCCTTTGTTACTCGTGAATGGTGCGTCTGGTATCGCGGTTGGTATGGCTACTAATATGCCTCCTCACAATCTGCGTGACACGATCGATGCTATTTGTGCTTATATTGATGACCGGGATATTGAAATAGATGACTTGATCCGGATCATAAAAGCACCGGATTTCCCCACGGGAGGAACAATTTACGGGTATGCCGGGGTGAAAGAGGCATATCACACGGGAAGAGGCCGTGTGGTTGTTCGTTCGAAAACATCCGTGGAGACAACTCCTCATGGCCGGGAAAAACTGATCGTCCACGAAATTCCTTATATGGTCAACAAAGCAGAATTGATTTCTCGCATTGCTGATCTGGTGAACGAGAAAAAAATAGATGGAATCTCTAATATTAATGACGAGTCCGACCGTAGCGGTATGCGTATCGTTATTGATTTGAAAAAAGATGCCATTGCCAATGTCGTTCTGAATACATTATTAAAACATACGGCTCTTCAAACTTCTTTTGGGGTGAACAACATCGCACTCGTGGGAGGTAGACCCCGTTTGTTGAATTTGAAGGACTTGATCCGGTTATTCGTGGAACATCGTCATGATGTCATTACACGGCGTACTCAATTTGAATTAAAGCAAGCGGAAGATCGGGCTCACATTCTGGAAGGTTTGATCATTGCCAGTGATCATATTGACGAAGTGATCCGGATTATCCGGGCATCTAAAACTCCGGAGGAAGCAAAGAATAATTTGATTGAACGTTTCTCCTTGACGGAGGTACAAGCTCGTGCTATCGTTGAAATGAGATTGCGTCAACTAACAGGTCTGGAGCAAGATAAGCTAAGAGCCGAGTATGACGACATCATGAAATTGATCGAGCATTTGAAAGAAATTCTAGCTAGTTTAAAATTGAGAATGCAAATTATTAAAGATGAACTGCTTCAAGTGAAAGCTCAATATAACGATGAGCGTAAAACAGACATCGTTTATGCCTCTGAAGAATTCAACCCGGAAGATTTTTATGCCGATGAAGAAATGGTAATCACTATTTCTCACATGGGATATATCAAACGGACTCCGCTATCCGAATACAAGGTTCAAAATCGCGGGGGAGTAGGTTCGAAAGGATCTGCCACGAGAGATGAAGATTTTCTTGAACATATGATTATGGCCACGATGCATAACACCATGTTGTTCTTCACTGAAAAAGGAAAATGTTTCTGGCTGAAAGTATGGGAAATCCCGGAAGGAACTAAACAATCTAAGGGTA
Proteins encoded in this region:
- the gyrA gene encoding DNA gyrase subunit A, with protein sequence MENVGEKIIKINIEEEMKSSYIDYSMSVIVSRALPDVRDGLKPVQRRVLYGMSELGVTSGKPFKKSARIVGEVLGKYHPHGDSSVYMAMVRMAQSWSLRYPLVDGQGNFGSVDGDSPAAMRYTEARLMKVTEDTLVDLDKDTVDMIPNFDESLKEPSVLPTRIPLLLVNGASGIAVGMATNMPPHNLRDTIDAICAYIDDRDIEIDDLIRIIKAPDFPTGGTIYGYAGVKEAYHTGRGRVVVRSKTSVETTPHGREKLIVHEIPYMVNKAELISRIADLVNEKKIDGISNINDESDRSGMRIVIDLKKDAIANVVLNTLLKHTALQTSFGVNNIALVGGRPRLLNLKDLIRLFVEHRHDVITRRTQFELKQAEDRAHILEGLIIASDHIDEVIRIIRASKTPEEAKNNLIERFSLTEVQARAIVEMRLRQLTGLEQDKLRAEYDDIMKLIEHLKEILASLKLRMQIIKDELLQVKAQYNDERKTDIVYASEEFNPEDFYADEEMVITISHMGYIKRTPLSEYKVQNRGGVGSKGSATRDEDFLEHMIMATMHNTMLFFTEKGKCFWLKVWEIPEGTKQSKGRAIQNLLNIEPDDKVKAYINILNLKDEEYINNNYIVLCSKQGIVKKTTLEAYSRPRANGVNAITIKDGDQLLDAKMTNGKCDIMIAVKSGKAIRFPEEKVRPMGRTASGVKGISLDNEGDEVIGMICIESGKSDVLVVSENGYGKRSSIEDYRITNRGGKGVKTINMTEKTGNLIALLDVTDEDNLMIINKSGLTIRLDVSTLRVMGRNTQGVRLINLRNDDAIAAVAKVSASKEENLPEEGQEGTEVAESNDEE